The Thermoleophilia bacterium genomic sequence GCCGATCCCGCTTTTCATCAAATACCCCGGTCAGGAGAACGGGAAGACCGTCCACCGGACCGTCACGACTACCGACCTCTTGCCGACCGTTCTCAACACTCTCGGTCTCGACACGGAGGATCCCTCACTCGATCCCTCGAAACGGTCCCTCGCCTCGGACCAGCCGCCACCCACCGACATCGACGTGGTTTCGACCGTGGAGGAGCCCTTCACGATCGCCACGGCCGAGGTCAAGCGGCGATACCGCCGGGCGGTGGCGCATGTCAACGCGCTCTTTCCCGACCCTTCGCTCTACGTGAGTGGAGGTCACGGCGACCTGCTCGGCGAACGGGCCGCCCCGGCCGCAGGGGAGCTGAAGCGGCTCGGATTCACCAACAACGAGCCGGCCTTCTACGAAGAGGTGGATCCCGGGGGCTACCTGCTCCCGGCGGTCGTGAGCGGGACGGTCGAAGGTGACGGGCTGAACGAACAAACATCCCTCGCGGTTGCTGTCAACGGGACGATCGCCGGTACGGCCAGGCCCTGGACCACTGACGGCGTGACAGAATTCGCGACCGTGGTCGACCCGAGCTACTTCACGAAGGGCCCCAACGCGATCGAAGTCTTCCGGGTGACGCCGTAGCCGTGTGATCGAACTCTCCACCACGCCGTCGGCGTGATTCCGTCCGGCGGCGGTAGACGCCTTCGTCGATGGCATGCCCAATGCCCCGCGTTCGATCAGCGTGCTCCAGCTGAGCCTCGCTAAGATCGGCGCTCCGATCCAAACGCGAAAAAGCAGGCCCACCATGCCCGAAACGATCAGCTTTGCCCGTGGTGCCCCCAGTCCCGACCTGATTCCCGTCGAAGCGGTTCGTGTCGCGACGACCAAGGCCCTGGACACCGACTGGAAGAACGCGCTCTCCTACGGGGCCGGCATCGGGCACCCCGGTCTCTGTGCCTGGATCGCCGACCGGCACGATCTGCCTGACGCGAGCCAGGTCATGGTGACCAACGGCTCGCTGGAAGCGGGGGCGATGCTCTTCCGGCACCTGCTCGAGCCCGGTGACCGCGTAATCGTCGAACAGCCCTCATACGACCGCACACTGCTGCTGCTGGAGCAGCTCGGAGTCGAATTCGTGCCCGTGGCGCTGGAAGCGGATGGAATCGACGTGGCCGCGGTCGAAGCCGCCCTGGCGGAAGGGCCGGTCAAGCTGGTCCACCTGATCCCCAACTTCCACAACCCGGCCGGCTGCACGCTGTCGGAAGCCAAACGGGTGCGACTGGTCGAGTTAGGAGCGCAGCATAGTTTCACGATCTTCGAAGACGACCCTTACCGCGAGCTGCCCTTCGGCGATCCTCCGCCGCCGACGATGCTCTCGATGGACGGCGCCGACCGGGTCATCCACGCCTCTTCGTTCTCGAAGACGGTCAGCCCCGGAGTCCGGACCGGCTACCTGGCCGGGCCCGCCGATCGCATTGCCGAACTGGCCAAGCTGGCCAACGAGACTTACATCTCGCCGAACATGCTCTCCGGATCACTGGTGCTCGAACTCTGCGAGTCGGGTGCGCTCGACCGGAACATCGAGTCGGTCAAGGCTGCGCTCCAGGAACGGCGAGACGCGCTGATCAAGGCACTCGGGGAGCACCTGCCCACGGCCGAGTTCGTGGTGCCCGGCGGCGGCTACTTCCTCTGGGCGGACCTCGGAGAAGGCTTCGACACGGTCGATCTGGCCGCGAAGGCCAAGGCGGCCGGAGCACCATTCATCCCGGGGACCGACTTCATGCTCGAGGGCGGAAGCACCAGCCTGCGCTTCTCCTTCGCTTCGGTCCCGCCGGAATTCATCGACGAAGGTGTCGCCCGAATCGCCGGCGCCGCCTGAAGAGCTCCGGGGTCGCGGTTTTGCCGCGTTCAGACTCGACAGTGGCCGAGCAGCCAGGGAGTAGAGCGGCGCACCACGGGTGATTCGAACCTGGTCGCGAGGAACTGCTCAAGGCTGCGGGGGTTCCAGTGGTTGACGTGCTCGAGGTGGTTGCCCCAGCCATCGAGGTATTTGCCGCGGGCGAGACTGCCCAGCCGGAACCAGGGCTCGGACGGGACTGACAGGACCAGGTCGCCGCGGCACACCCGGGCGAGCTCGGCCAGCGCGGCGCCTGGAATGGGGATGTGCTCGAGCACCTCGAGGCAGAAGACCAGGTCGAAGCTGTCGTCGGGGAAAGGCAGGGCCAGGAGATCGGCGACCTGAAAGTCGCCGCCGGGGATGCGCTGCCGGGTGAACTCGACCGATTCGGGGTTGAGGTCGACCCCGGTCACCGTGTCGGGAAGAAACTGCCCGAGCCGTTCCAGCGATTCGCCCTCGCCACAGCCGGCGTCGAGGACGGCGACCGGCTTCAGATCAGCGATCTCTTCGGCCACCCGGCCGTAGAACCGGTCGATCAGCCGCCGGACCACGGGGTTGCCCGTCTGAAACTTCTCGTAGTTGCTGGTATCCACGTCGGGGTGTAGCCGTCTAGCGCCCGTAACGGTCCGGCGAAATGACCAGCTGGTCCGGCAGCGCGGCCCGCGGCGGCGGCGCGGGATTGGCCCGGACCGTGACCGTCTCGGCGACCGTGCGGGTCACTTCGTGATCGCCGTCGTCAGCCGTGACCACGACCGCCTCGGATTCGCTCGAAGTCACCTTGCCGTTCAGGCCGGGTTCAAGACCGATGTCCTTGAGGTAGTGGAGCAGGCCTTCGGCTTCGTTCTCGAACCTCAGGATCACGACGTCCGCCCCGACGTCGACGTCGGCCAGGGGCGCACCCTGTTCGCGCACGCCGTCGATCGGATGGCCATGCGGACAGGTCTTGGCGTCACCGATCGCGGCGCGCATGCGCTCTTCGAGCACCGGGGACATCGCGTGTTCGAGCCGCTCCGCCTCCTCGTGGACCTCGTCCCAGGGGATGTTGAGGACGTCGGTGAGGAAGCGCTCGATCATTCGGTGGCGGCGGGTGATCTGCTCGGCCTCGGCCCGGCCGTCTTCGGTCAGGTGGAGGATCTTGTCGGCGCTGCGGGTGACGTAACCGTCCCGCTCGAGGCGCTTGATCATCTCGTGGACCGTCGGCGGTGACAGCTGCATCGCGCGGGCGATGTTGGCCCCGGTGATCGGCAGCCCGGCCTCCATCAGCCAGAAAATGGTCTGGAGATACTCTTCTTCGGCGATCGTTGCGGTTTCGTGCGACATTGTCCTCAGTCGGCTCGGGGGTTCATCTGATACTAAATGGTCAAGTGCGGCCCATGAGGGAGGTCACGACGGCTTCGTGGAACCCGTCGCCGCTGCGCCCCTCGGTGACCGTCACGTTGTCGAAGCCGGCCATCGCCGACTTGACGCCCGGATCGTGCTCGGGACCGTTGGCGACGACGAAAAACCGTCCGACCGAAGGTGCCACTTCGAGGTCCTCGACCGAGTCCCCGATCGCGATCGTCTCCTCTTTTCCGTAACCCCGGGCCTGCGCGTGCGCGGCGACGGCCCGGGCCTTGGAAACTCCCCGCGGGACCAGGTGGTAGGCGTGGGCGATCCCGACCCCGGGCATCTGCCGGTTGATCGCGCCGTTGTCGAGCAATCGCAGATCGCCGTGCCCTTTTTCCTCGAGCACCAGGTTGACCTCGACGGTGTCGACCTCGCCCCGGAAGAGGTGGGACATCTCGCGGCCGGTGTGCCAGGGCTCGTGGAACTCGAGCTTTCCGGGATAGGCCTCGAACAGCATCTCGGGCACCCCACGGCCCGACATCTGTTCAACCACGTTCAGCTCGGAGTGGAGTTCGAAGTCGCCGGTCATCATGGTCAGTTCACGATCGATCTCGAAAGCGGAGCCCGCCTCGAAGATGTAGGAGGTCTGGCCGATGATGCGCGCGTCCTCATGCACTTGCGCCCGCCGGCGGCCGGACATGATCACGACCTCGATCCCGGCCCTGGAACAGGCCTCCAGCGCCCGCGCCTGCATCATCGAGAAGTTGCCGTCGTGGTCGGTGAAAAGCGAGGCGCCCTGGCCGAGCAGGGTGCCGTCCAGGTCGGTGTAGACGCAGCGGAGGTCCATGCCGTCAGACGCTACCGTCGCCCGAGCCGAGGCGCGGC encodes the following:
- a CDS encoding metal-dependent transcriptional regulator; its protein translation is MSHETATIAEEEYLQTIFWLMEAGLPITGANIARAMQLSPPTVHEMIKRLERDGYVTRSADKILHLTEDGRAEAEQITRRHRMIERFLTDVLNIPWDEVHEEAERLEHAMSPVLEERMRAAIGDAKTCPHGHPIDGVREQGAPLADVDVGADVVILRFENEAEGLLHYLKDIGLEPGLNGKVTSSESEAVVVTADDGDHEVTRTVAETVTVRANPAPPPRAALPDQLVISPDRYGR
- a CDS encoding PLP-dependent aminotransferase family protein translates to MPETISFARGAPSPDLIPVEAVRVATTKALDTDWKNALSYGAGIGHPGLCAWIADRHDLPDASQVMVTNGSLEAGAMLFRHLLEPGDRVIVEQPSYDRTLLLLEQLGVEFVPVALEADGIDVAAVEAALAEGPVKLVHLIPNFHNPAGCTLSEAKRVRLVELGAQHSFTIFEDDPYRELPFGDPPPPTMLSMDGADRVIHASSFSKTVSPGVRTGYLAGPADRIAELAKLANETYISPNMLSGSLVLELCESGALDRNIESVKAALQERRDALIKALGEHLPTAEFVVPGGGYFLWADLGEGFDTVDLAAKAKAAGAPFIPGTDFMLEGGSTSLRFSFASVPPEFIDEGVARIAGAA
- a CDS encoding class I SAM-dependent methyltransferase; its protein translation is MDTSNYEKFQTGNPVVRRLIDRFYGRVAEEIADLKPVAVLDAGCGEGESLERLGQFLPDTVTGVDLNPESVEFTRQRIPGGDFQVADLLALPFPDDSFDLVFCLEVLEHIPIPGAALAELARVCRGDLVLSVPSEPWFRLGSLARGKYLDGWGNHLEHVNHWNPRSLEQFLATRFESPVVRRSTPWLLGHCRV
- a CDS encoding HAD hydrolase family protein, with translation MDLRCVYTDLDGTLLGQGASLFTDHDGNFSMMQARALEACSRAGIEVVIMSGRRRAQVHEDARIIGQTSYIFEAGSAFEIDRELTMMTGDFELHSELNVVEQMSGRGVPEMLFEAYPGKLEFHEPWHTGREMSHLFRGEVDTVEVNLVLEEKGHGDLRLLDNGAINRQMPGVGIAHAYHLVPRGVSKARAVAAHAQARGYGKEETIAIGDSVEDLEVAPSVGRFFVVANGPEHDPGVKSAMAGFDNVTVTEGRSGDGFHEAVVTSLMGRT